One Nitrospina watsonii DNA segment encodes these proteins:
- a CDS encoding SUMF1/EgtB/PvdO family nonheme iron enzyme produces the protein MSESEDTPILRPEGEAPKAIPRLEESPEWVIEVYRKQMRLQVGEELDHLLGEGREAERFIEPVLLDINPVRHRQSLHEQVFPTPREITENLLDVSPTKVFLEAPSGMGKTTFLKVYQERMLKAETPEEYPMPVVCDLARLPDGTGFQSFYPMFYRDVMDVVLREQAEQEDLVINEELLGRTVERLVWTGQILFLLDGFERMLPEDRFRFYMDVIVDGDALKDNFILIATRPVGFGPLATTSLVRRGLDASFRVSIQPVNEKQRKVFLPESVWKKTLSHLPLYFPETLQVPYLLHMVKEVATDEDDRPRNRSQVYGRWIVQHLKSEFPKKGEAWIEDVCRQLEQVSYRLIKEGHNQRQEMVDTGFDKARLTDCAPARNVMVEDGDILPGLRGLLAWNAKRWEFRHPSLQEYFSGRKLAQLPDWRDLVRERCRDPKWHDVFQFFGGELTQDTDELIDLLIEHGAVFLAGQVLPEIRDLSESRQLLVGQLLKYQCRETYPQFAKNRVVRVEQVVERCGAAYLEPMLKHLLQRERRDSRILFGVLELVCALHGIKLNEVVDSQEWTPVFALPELQEFFGEVADPEMVNAGVLKKWGERVTVPAGPFIYQDERDEEDRVDMREYAILKYPVTNALFKQYDPNFVARFPKYSKDDDQPVIGINYYEATVFALWLGMRLPSEKEWEKAARGPNGLDYPWGEAQGYQEGFCNTADFVIGHTTPVTQYEEGSSPYGCHDMAGNVWEWCVQYHSSRFTTQKIVRGGSWLNYMVQAKCAFRNSFDPADIYPAVGFRCASLPYSEIDDEDDEDEED, from the coding sequence CGACATCAACCCGGTGCGGCACCGGCAGAGCCTTCATGAACAGGTGTTCCCGACACCGCGCGAAATCACCGAAAATTTACTGGATGTCTCGCCCACCAAGGTGTTCCTCGAAGCACCCTCCGGCATGGGCAAGACCACGTTTCTGAAAGTGTACCAGGAACGCATGCTGAAAGCGGAAACGCCGGAGGAGTATCCGATGCCGGTGGTGTGCGATTTGGCGCGTTTGCCGGATGGCACGGGCTTTCAATCGTTTTACCCGATGTTCTACCGCGACGTGATGGACGTGGTGCTGCGCGAGCAGGCAGAGCAGGAAGACCTCGTCATCAACGAAGAACTGCTGGGCCGCACGGTGGAGCGGCTGGTGTGGACCGGACAGATTCTGTTTCTGCTCGACGGGTTCGAGCGGATGTTGCCGGAAGACCGTTTTCGGTTTTACATGGATGTCATCGTCGATGGCGATGCGCTGAAGGATAATTTTATCCTCATCGCCACGCGACCGGTGGGGTTCGGTCCGCTTGCGACGACATCCCTCGTGCGCCGCGGGCTGGACGCCAGTTTCCGCGTCAGCATTCAGCCGGTGAACGAAAAGCAGCGCAAAGTTTTCCTGCCGGAATCCGTCTGGAAAAAAACGCTCAGCCATCTGCCTTTGTACTTCCCCGAAACCTTGCAGGTGCCCTACCTGCTGCACATGGTGAAGGAGGTGGCGACGGACGAAGACGACCGCCCCCGCAACCGGTCCCAGGTGTACGGGCGTTGGATCGTGCAGCATCTCAAAAGCGAATTTCCGAAAAAGGGCGAGGCATGGATTGAAGACGTGTGCCGTCAACTGGAGCAGGTGTCTTACCGGTTGATCAAGGAAGGCCACAATCAGCGGCAGGAAATGGTGGATACGGGATTCGACAAGGCACGGCTCACCGACTGCGCACCTGCCCGCAATGTGATGGTGGAAGATGGCGACATCCTGCCCGGTTTGCGTGGGCTGCTGGCGTGGAATGCCAAACGCTGGGAGTTTCGCCATCCTTCCTTGCAGGAATATTTTTCCGGGCGCAAGCTGGCCCAGTTGCCGGACTGGCGCGACCTGGTGCGGGAGCGTTGCCGCGACCCGAAGTGGCACGACGTGTTCCAGTTTTTCGGCGGCGAGTTGACGCAAGACACCGACGAGTTGATCGACCTGCTCATCGAACATGGCGCGGTGTTTCTGGCCGGGCAGGTGCTTCCGGAAATCCGGGACCTGTCCGAGTCCCGCCAGTTGCTGGTGGGCCAGCTTTTGAAATACCAGTGCCGGGAAACGTACCCGCAGTTCGCGAAGAACCGCGTCGTCCGCGTCGAGCAGGTGGTGGAGCGATGCGGCGCGGCGTACCTGGAGCCGATGCTGAAGCACCTGCTGCAACGTGAACGGCGCGACTCGCGCATCCTGTTCGGTGTGCTGGAGTTGGTGTGCGCGTTGCACGGCATCAAATTGAACGAGGTGGTCGATTCGCAGGAATGGACGCCGGTGTTCGCCCTGCCGGAGCTGCAGGAGTTTTTTGGCGAAGTTGCCGATCCCGAAATGGTGAATGCGGGCGTGCTGAAGAAGTGGGGAGAGCGGGTGACGGTGCCTGCCGGACCGTTTATTTACCAGGATGAGCGCGATGAGGAAGACCGTGTGGACATGCGCGAGTACGCCATCCTGAAATACCCCGTCACCAATGCCCTGTTCAAACAGTACGACCCGAATTTTGTGGCGCGCTTCCCCAAATATTCCAAAGACGATGACCAGCCGGTGATCGGTATCAACTATTATGAGGCGACGGTGTTCGCCCTGTGGCTGGGCATGCGGTTGCCTTCGGAAAAGGAATGGGAGAAGGCGGCACGCGGTCCCAACGGTCTCGATTATCCCTGGGGTGAAGCGCAGGGCTATCAGGAAGGGTTCTGCAATACCGCCGACTTCGTGATCGGCCACACCACGCCGGTGACCCAGTACGAAGAAGGCAGTTCGCCGTATGGTTGCCATGACATGGCCGGCAACGTCTGGGAATGGTGCGTCCAGTACCATTCCTCCAGGTTCACCACCCAGAAAATCGTGCGCGGCGGTTCCTGGCTCAATTACATGGTCCAGGCCAAATGCGCCTTTCGCAATTCCTTCGACCCGGCGGACATCTATCCCGCCGTGGGATTCCGTTGCGCCTCGCTTCCCTACAGCGAGATCGACGACGAGGACGACGAAGACGAAGAGGACTGA
- a CDS encoding response regulator yields MTRKLLVIDDDATVSALVEIYLKEAVAQAQIQIQKAYSGEEGMQKALAWKPDLIFCDLRMPGPDGFEVIRRIRQYGLHAVMILMSGCAEHEILDLTQGAQKVGAEAFLPKPLKAHEVHFFVNYVLRMITANRQLQLKNHTLEQNVLDAGAYQKKVVALGQQLQSEKKRLEAELNEVTKQNLQLQDKNEQALALNDDLVRTFRATVNMLTNIIELHQASHRGHPERVEKMSGFVAEKLQLPAAQVEHIRTAARLHELGIVTQPPNGNGHAKEKGDADKPRIHHTHLAEMLLRQFPGFDPTADIVRHLYENVDGTGIPEGLSGEMIPIGSRIVSAASFYDHARVNRPGETPKSVMKLLENEKGTRYDEDIVSLLGEFVHSSHFKDIDTIECTVFTLQEGMQLLSDMYSRSGTNVLRKGTVLNKSTLSNVLRFNNLDPISGTIKVKKV; encoded by the coding sequence TTGACTCGAAAGTTATTGGTGATCGATGACGATGCCACCGTGTCGGCGCTGGTCGAAATCTATTTGAAGGAAGCCGTGGCGCAGGCCCAGATTCAGATTCAAAAGGCCTACTCCGGTGAAGAGGGGATGCAGAAGGCGCTGGCGTGGAAACCGGACCTCATTTTCTGCGATCTGCGCATGCCGGGGCCGGATGGATTCGAGGTCATTCGCCGCATCCGGCAATACGGTTTGCATGCGGTCATGATCCTGATGTCGGGGTGTGCCGAGCATGAAATCCTGGACCTCACCCAGGGGGCGCAGAAAGTCGGGGCCGAGGCGTTCCTGCCCAAGCCATTGAAGGCGCATGAGGTTCATTTTTTCGTGAATTACGTGTTGCGCATGATCACTGCCAACCGCCAACTTCAATTGAAAAATCACACGCTGGAACAGAATGTCCTCGATGCCGGTGCCTATCAAAAGAAGGTCGTGGCGCTGGGGCAGCAGTTGCAGTCCGAGAAAAAACGTCTCGAAGCGGAATTGAATGAGGTCACGAAACAGAACCTGCAACTGCAGGACAAGAATGAACAGGCCCTGGCGTTGAATGACGATCTGGTGCGTACCTTCCGCGCAACGGTCAACATGCTGACCAACATCATTGAGTTGCACCAGGCCAGCCATCGCGGCCATCCGGAACGGGTGGAGAAGATGTCCGGGTTTGTCGCGGAGAAACTGCAATTGCCGGCGGCGCAGGTCGAACACATCCGCACCGCCGCACGCCTGCACGAACTGGGCATCGTCACCCAGCCGCCCAACGGCAACGGTCACGCCAAAGAGAAGGGCGATGCGGACAAGCCCCGCATCCATCACACGCACCTGGCAGAGATGCTGCTGCGTCAGTTTCCGGGATTCGATCCGACCGCCGACATCGTGCGTCACCTGTACGAGAACGTGGATGGAACGGGCATTCCCGAAGGCCTGTCGGGCGAGATGATCCCTATAGGATCTCGGATTGTTTCCGCCGCCAGTTTTTACGATCACGCACGGGTGAACCGGCCGGGTGAAACACCGAAATCCGTCATGAAATTGCTGGAAAACGAGAAGGGGACCCGTTACGATGAAGACATCGTTTCGTTGCTGGGCGAGTTCGTCCACTCTTCCCATTTCAAGGATATAGACACCATCGAGTGCACCGTATTTACGCTTCAGGAAGGCATGCAGTTGCTCTCCGACATGTATTCCCGGTCTGGAACCAACGTGTTGCGTAAAGGCACTGTGCTGAATAAAAGCACCCTGAGCAACGTGCTTCGGTTCAACAACCTCGATCCCATTTCTGGCACCATCAAAGTGAAAAAAGTTTAA
- a CDS encoding motility protein A, producing the protein MDIATLLGIFIGIGLILASILQNSGLDLFVSAPSVMIVLGGTFAATLVAYPVNELFRMLGHFIKVFITRKSDLYELMDTMVSICSIARKGGVLAIESKLPMVDNDFLKKGLRLTVDGKDENTVVTLMKREIKQIQQSHKDGWEILNDMGKFAPAFGMVGTLIGLIQMLASLEDVSTVGPRMAVALITTFYGALLANLVFLPMAVKLKRRSAAETLEMNLVLEGITYIRRGVNPRFMKETLENYIDNAAGKNIKKEIEDEKPKGTAKKAAGARPARPPGQPPGAAPKPAK; encoded by the coding sequence ATGGATATCGCCACTTTACTTGGAATTTTCATCGGCATCGGGCTGATCCTTGCTTCCATATTGCAGAACAGTGGATTGGATCTGTTCGTCAGTGCGCCTTCCGTCATGATCGTTCTGGGCGGCACCTTCGCCGCGACGCTGGTGGCCTACCCGGTCAACGAGTTGTTCCGCATGCTGGGTCACTTCATCAAAGTGTTCATCACCCGCAAGTCGGACCTGTATGAATTGATGGATACGATGGTGTCGATTTGCAGCATTGCCCGCAAGGGAGGCGTCCTGGCGATCGAATCGAAGCTGCCCATGGTGGACAACGATTTTCTCAAAAAGGGCCTGCGCCTCACCGTGGACGGCAAGGACGAAAATACTGTGGTCACGTTGATGAAGCGGGAGATCAAGCAGATCCAGCAATCGCACAAAGACGGCTGGGAAATCCTGAACGACATGGGCAAGTTTGCCCCGGCCTTCGGCATGGTGGGCACCCTGATCGGTCTCATTCAGATGCTGGCGTCCCTGGAAGATGTCAGCACCGTTGGCCCGCGCATGGCCGTTGCCCTGATCACGACCTTTTATGGCGCGTTGCTGGCCAACCTGGTTTTTCTGCCGATGGCCGTCAAACTCAAGCGCCGCAGTGCCGCCGAAACACTGGAGATGAATCTGGTTCTGGAAGGCATCACTTACATCCGCCGGGGCGTCAATCCCCGGTTCATGAAAGAGACGCTGGAAAATTACATCGACAACGCGGCCGGTAAGAATATCAAAAAAGAAATAGAAGACGAAAAGCCCAAAGGCACTGCCAAGAAAGCAGCGGGCGCCCGCCCGGCGCGTCCCCCCGGCCAACCCCCGGGCGCGGCTCCCAAACCCGCCAAGTAA